In the genome of Brachypodium distachyon strain Bd21 chromosome 3, Brachypodium_distachyon_v3.0, whole genome shotgun sequence, the window AGGTACTGACAGATGAAGAGAGGTCAGATGTCTTCAGCACTCGTAGCCTCTTCACTGATGAAACGAACATTCTGCATGAATTGCAGTAAAATTAAACAGAGTGGTAAATAGAATGTTCGGTGATTCATCTTTGGGCAATGCTGTTTACAAGTACAATGTTAACTCGAACAACAAGGCAGTGGTGGAGCTATATTGGGGCCAAGGAGGGCCCTGGCCCCCCCACCGCagtctaacttttttttaaataactTTATATGttggagtatttttttaggTATATATGTTGGAGTATTTAGGTGCATATATCACATATTTATTTAAGTAACCATTAATGTTCTAAAAGTTTATCAATTTATTCTACTatcagctactccctccgtcacatattaagtgtaAAAATATCTATAGACGTTTTTAggtataaatacatccatatttgagcaagtTTGAGCACTCAATATGggaggagggagtatattatactcttttttccttttatcgTAACCTTATTCAAGTCCTGCAAAGGTTGTGCCTCAAACGCGGGTAGTTCAATGTTCAGTCTCTGAGCACACTTCCTTAGGTAGCCACCAAGAGCAGATGCTTGGTCTCTAAGTACAATGTTTACTTAATCGATATGTAAAACAAAACAGTGGGTGTGGTAAGATGGGGTTCTTGATCAAGACTTTATTTTGTTTATCTATGTGCAACAATTTGCAAGCAAAACAATATAATTATGCAAACATGCATTATCTTTAATTTGTGTACAGAAAACTGCTCATAAAGATAGTTAACTGTATCACCGTAAAGAAACAAGCAGCAACAATGACTTACCCCCAAGGAATATCTCCAACCAGTACTCTGTCACCTTCATAATCCTCATAAACCAGAGTGTACTCCCCAGTTCCATCTAGTAAACCAGATATTGCCACCACTTCCTGAGTACACTCTGTCccagcagcaggaggatcaTTTTGGGCTACATACAAGGATGCAAATTAAGAACATTGAATTAAATACCCATCAGTTGATAGAGCCATTCAGATTACTGAAATATACTTATCATGGAAGCAAACTTTTACAGTGACTTTGTTCAGTAGCAAGTGAgcatttgtactaaatcttaTAACTAGCATAATTATGTGATATGGAAACATGGAAACAATGGAGTGGGGGCTCAAATACCTGCAAGAAGGTGCCGGAATAACTTGTCTACAGCTACACAAAGCTTCTCGTAGCTATCGAGGGCAGTCAGATCAATCTTCCTACCAATAGGGATACCATCCATGTTAATCTTTACAAATGGAGCTCTCCTGGTCTCTTCAGCCTTCACAGCCTTTTTCATGTGTTGTTGTTCAAGGGATGCTTTGCTAGAAGAAGTAGCAAGATTTCTTCTGGATGCACGAACAGGAGGCCATCCAATAACTGGAGCGCCAGGAGATCTGAAATTGGATGTTGGAAGATTGAGAAATGATAAGGTAGTACCTGCTATCCAATCTATATTTGTTGAGATAGTTAATGCATTGAGCTAAACAACCTCAAAGAAATTCATGTTTGAAACAGTTTTGAGCAACCAATTGGTATAACTGATGAATAGATATAAAAGAATCTTAGAGTTTTGGTTGTCAGTCTTGCTAGCTCTTTTAAGACATTGCAACTTTATttcacaaaagaaaattataCTCCATATCAGCATATATAatataatatttttatttgtttcacTCTCCTTGTTAGCCCCATGAAATTAGCTTATCACTTGGTCACCAAAGTTTTCACAATACTAAGCAAAAATTGCAATGTGCCACAGTGTGCGAAATTAAGCAAAACTATTGCAACTTCTAGTCCAgttaaaattattttatatgAGAAGGGATTACTAACAttaaatataattttttccACCTTCAAAATAAAGATTACTCTATTTTGGTCCTACGGAATCAGGTGAGTGCTTAGCAGATGTTATTTGCTACATGAAGATACAACCCATATGTCTACATGGTAAAAAATGAAACTTTGAATATACTAACTAAAGCcgggtaaaaaaaatgctaggAATGTCTGTCACGTAGGAAAGATAGAATAACAGTGACATCTTGATAAGCCCATGCCTCAATCCTCATTATTGATTTCCtggcacaaaaaaaatgtatatttCAACCCTACAAAGTTGTTCACACCCTTACCTTCGAAGAGGTAATAGTAGTATTAGCCGTATGATTAATTTGGGTGCGTCTTAAAATTTCTTTAGTCTTTGAGCATTTGCAATGGAAGTTTGCAGGATGAAGAATCATCTTCCCTATTTATTACTAGTTTTAGTTTAGTTGTACATACTCCTAGTTAACAAGGCAAACAGACATGTAAGGGTCGAATCTCAGCACTGAGTGATCAGCatggacaaactgaagaaCACCTACATAGAGCCAAAAATAAATGCATCCCTCTTAAATAGGAGGAGCTCCATCTCCATGCATGTCAGgcagaaacaaaacaagcaaCCTGGCCCTTGATTCCTGGGATTGTTTTTGCCATAAACGAGGAGCAGTGcaggagatggaggctccTCCCTCTTTAATTCATGCCAGGGCAGATGGGGAGAATAAAGAAATCAGAGCAATCAACAGTTACCCACTCTTAGAAAGCACAAGTTCTTTAGAATTTTTACATGTGAAGCATTATGATTAATTTCCCACCTTGTCCGGGGGCCATTATTGTTTGGTGCAACTGCATTCCTTGTAGCTGCTGGCTCGTCTTGGGATCCCTGTGCCTTGCCTGCAAAACCACAAGGTGGAAAACATGAGAAGGTTAAAAGTTATGCTTTTATCTATTATTATACTGACTTCTGGACAATTATTTACAATCAAGAACAGAAAATGTTGGTGCATTTCTACTCATGTACTGTGAACACACATTTCCCAGGAGTCTAAACTCGCTCGAAGTAATGAAACAGTATATGTTTAAAAGCTTCATGCACCTATCATTCTATCAACTCCTCAATAAGTTTACACTGTCAGAGAAATGCAGTCAGTCAGCCTTCATCTAGATACTTTCCTGCTTAAATTAACCCTCTTGCCCAAAAGTATAAACTGTTGCAGAGCAATGATCATTTCTAGTCACTTCTAAAAAGTCCAAGAAAGAAATGCACCGATGTCCAGTTTTCATTGTAGCACAAACGCACCATTGTGCCATTTAAATAACACCGGACAATGAAAACAACcagcagaaaaaaagaaaaacatcgCAAGAACAGCATGCATGTGCCTAGTCTTGAAGTGGTGATACCTTGTGATTGTGGGCTGGGGATTGCAGTGGAGTAGCCAAGAGAGAGCACGGAGCTGTCGCCGGCGGAGTGCTTCTTCGCCTTGTCTCTGCATGCCGTTCTCCGGCTCCCTCCGGGGAGCCCAAGGCTGAGCTGAAGcgtctcttcctcctcctggtcCTGCTCACTCGGTTCACCCATCCAGTTGAGAAGAAGAGCCGTTGAGCAGGCGCCCCTGCCTTTCTTGCTCTCCGCCTCCCCCATCTCTTCCTCGCAACGACTATCCTCTGCGCGAGCACAGACAATGGAGAACCGGGTCAAAATTGGCAGCAAAAACTAGCAAGAACAGAGTGAAAAGAGACAGAGATGGCCGTGCCtggttcagacttcagagctGAGacaccaccaacaacacgaaGTGCTTCTAATTAAGCCGTCCCTGCTCTGTTCTTCTTGTTGGTGCCGCGCTCTGCGGGGACAGAAAGAGGTCAGCAGGAGTTAAAACCAATGATCTTGTGTAACTCAAACTAAAACAATGGCGAAGGAAATTAAGAAGGAAAAGGACAGGGGTTGGTCGATCACCAAtgggcctcctcctcctcttcttcttcttctccaccagTAATTTCCTTGCGAAAAAAACAGCTCAACCAAAGAGGAAGGGGAAATCTCAAAGGGAGAAggaaagcagcagcagccagaaGCCGTGTATTTGCGAGGCAAGTTCCTGGCCTTGTGCTTTGCTGCAACAAGAACcactgaagcagctttggtgGGTAGTGGAGCAAGGAAGAGCTCGGCGCCCAGGAAGAGAGACGAGACGAGACGAGCTAGCAGGGCTGCAGGGGGGATGGAGGAGGTAGAGATTCCACGGAGCTAGAAATGGAAACGGAGCTCAGCAAGCGCGCACAAGGCCAGTGTGATCACAGGGGCATCTCTGATCTCTCTCGCTGCCGCCCATGACATCcttgtgctgctgctactcATGCAGATATGCAATGCAACGGCTGGTCATACATACCCTGATGGAGACGTGCGTGTGTGACCTtcctcctttctctctctttttctctccctctcgaaAGCGGGCAGAAGCGGCGCGTTAAGTATAAATGTATAATCAGTAACGAAGGTCAGTTAGTTTAATTTATGGGTTGTTTCAGTTGAGGCTAAATAAGCACGGAGGTTCTTGGTGCTAATCATTAACAAAGGTCTCTCTCTTCAGTTCAGTTTAGTGAAGAGAGTACCAATTactacccgcaaaaaaaaaaaagaagagagtacCAATTACATGGCGGATCGACCCTGGCTAGTGAGGCTAGAACAGCTAGGGACAAGACGGGAGGGATAATTAGGCGTGCAGAGGGCGAAGATCCGCACGATCCGAACGTTTGGCTTTTGCCTGAGCTAGCTGGGCTAGGCTAGGCGCGCATCCTTCCGATGATCTGTTGTGCCTTGTCTCTCTGGCGTTGGGAGGCGGGCGCGTCGCTGTTCCCCTGGGGAGACTGCCCCTTGCCTTCCCTCTGCGTCAGGAGGCCAGGGGCGCAGGCCACGCTGAAAAGGCCACAGTGGGCGCAGAGGTGACAACAAAATATGCTCTCTTCCTTCAGTTTCTCTGTAGCTTCCACTTCAACAGAAAAATGATACTGTATCATATAACTACTAATAAGAGACTATAGGCTCCGTAAAGCATTTCTTTTGATTATTAATAGGAGATGAACCATTTTCCAGCCTAAACCTCGGCACTTTTTCTCGGTCCCCTACATCTTTCGCTCCTTAAGTACTCTCTACTAGTACTTGTACGTAGCATGCCACTGCAGTTTGCTCATTTCGCCAACGCCTTTGTAgaccatgcatgcaccgtCCGTCCTTGAATGGAGATCATACGTTGTTCGATCGCTCGATCCGACGGCTGCGGGCACGCCTGCGTGATTTGGTCTGTGCCcgcgtatatatatatatatatatcttggCGCTTAGCTTTAGGgggggtgtgtgtgtggtcCAACGACATTCCAACCGCTGCACCGTGGCAGGCAGCTTTtggcgcggcgccggccgtcCATCTTGTTCACATGATTGCAGTAAAGCGTTTGccatagctagctagccaaggTTCTCTCCTCGATCTGACCCGggttggctggctggctggcatCGTGTCCTCCTAGTCCTAGATCAGCCAgcaggagggagggagggaaggAAGGAACCAAGAAGTGACAAGTGATCTGCTGCCTCCTTTGCTGAAACAAGGCCATGGCACTGATGCGCATAGCCACGGACTGCAACGCAATGCATGGTGCATGCGCCCCCGGCCGGCTCGTACTGCAAATTGCCAGTGGGCGCATGCATCTAATCAGTGCTCGTACAACTTTcaagccagccagccagcgtCATGCATTAATTAAtcagtactctctccgttccataattcttgtcgaaatattacatgtatctagatgctttttaaaaataaatacatctatttttaggcaaatttgagacaagaattatggaacggagagagtaacacTTACTACATGTACAGAGGGAGAACAATaggattctaaaaaaaaattgatcgattttataaaaaaaatctgcaaaaaaattgagtTAGGACAAACTTAAGatttcttacatttaggaacagagagagtagAATTTTTGAGGAACCGGAGTGCACGAGTTTCCGTGAGTTGTAGTATGAAACAAAAAGAATTGAGCTCATTTCTATGAAGAAAATTAGACCTAAAAAATGGATGGAGTACGGCTTACTTAAGGATATCCGCAAGAAAACTCGCATAACAAGCAAGCACCTAACCAAGTATTTTCTAGAGTATGTATGCACCGTTGTTCTATAGATATTTTCGGAGATATCCATTAGATGTTACATCTATATTTCAAATGTGTTAAATCTTGTAAAATGCCTAATAAATCACTAGTAGCATATAAAAATGCAAAACCACTTCAGTTACTCGCATTTTCCAGCAGAGTATTGTAGACCTGgtaataatatttattttcttatcCCTCAGATCCATattcagatttagtacaaagttactAAACCAAAGACATgtattatggatcgaaggaTTTAATAAATGTATTTCTTAAATTTTTCTCTAGATAATAGTTAATAGATTGGTTTGGAGGAAATTATGGGTTGCTAAAATTGCAAAACCACTCGGAGTAAACCCTACCAGTATAACTTTTAACCGATGTAATCAATATTTTGTACTTTTAGTGTAAATAGTTTGTTTTTAGTTTTATCTTCCCTTTTTGAGATCCTaatttaggaaaaaaaacagactTCCTTATTATATATTTGGAACATAAATATGATTGTTGAAAAAGGCACTGACTCTATCGGATCTGTTTCAGGAGATTGGATTCCGCAGTTGCTCAAAACATGATGCGCATAATGTTCTTTTGTGGTCTACTACACACTTAGTGCAGCCTTCATGCCGTGAACTTCTCACGTTAAGTTCTGTGCGTAGGTGGCCTAGTTAGTGGGTATAAGTATATATAACATCATTCAATCAATGATACGGTTGTTGCAACTTATTCTCACAAAATCGTTAATGTGAAAAGCAACAGTTTTAGATTGACTTCGCATCATAAATAGGTTTGTCTGCTTTACTACTGTGGTTAGACCATCTTCTACAATTTAAAAAGTTTGTATCATGTTTTCTATCGCCCAAAATATTGTGAGAGTAGGTTTCTAATCTTAATTAATTGCAAAACTTTGGACCGACGAACACACTAACGTATATGGGTAAAAAACAAATATACGCCAAATGTTTGATCAACCTTGAGCATGGCTTTAAATAGCGCGATATTTCCTCGCTATAGCATATCTGAAGACCCGACGCTACGTTTAAGCTATTTTCCTCATTGTTCCCGCTATAGCGTGCTATTTCATCACTATAGCTTGTTGAATTGTGCTAAACGTTATTTCGTATAGCGTGCTAAATATTTTTGCATCCAAAATCTAAATAGTACCACCGTGGCCTAAAGGCCTAGGCCCAAAATCTATCACACCTGACACGCTTGAAACGAGAATGCGGCCCCTAACCAGCTCCACCGAGAGGGCGGCGCTTTTTCCGTCTAGTTCGGAATGAGTACTTTATGCTATGTTGTTCCCCCGTGGGCTGTGGATGTTATCTTAAAACTATTTGGTCTTGCAAATGATTGGAGAACTTTTTAGTATGTTTTTATGCCgaaatttttaattttgatattttatttgcaaaaCGCTATTCGAAACTGCGCACGCTATAGCATCTAGAGAAAGACGTCACCAAATGTTATAGCACGCTATTTCAAACCATGACCTTCAGTCAAATCTATTACTATATAagtattaaattggagttggtggtgatggttggGCTATGTATGTcatttcgttaaaattacaattaaTATGCCATTGTTCGTTattttctctccctcccgtCTTATTCACAATTTCTTCATCAAACGAGCAAGCCCAAGCCCCCCAAGCACTATGTGTGGGGCATGCCCGCCTCCGAGCAAAGCCGCCAGGCCGCCACCCGCTTCCCTTGCTctcccaccgccaccgccgccgccaaccgtCGGACCCCTTCCCGGCCTCCGCCAACCACTTGCGCACCCCTTGCAGCCAATTTCAGCCACCGGAGGAAGCTGCTCCCTCTGCCGCAGGTGTAGAGAAAGGTTGCGCTGGCGCCAAGGCTGAGCAGTGGATCTGACAGCTAcccgtcggcctcctccttcgtCTGGCCGCTGCCCATCGgccttctcaaaataaaatatgacaTAATACTTTTATTCGCTAGATTCATTATCAAAAGTATTTCATAATAattgtggtttcatgtcatacAAACCACACCTTAACATattaatttgtggtcaaagccttgtatTAACGAAAgctaatactccctctatttcacaaaaggttggcgtatttcgtttcgttaagacaagcctttgaccaaaaattattctattaatatgtaagttatatgatacaaaaccatgatcattagcaagaatttttaaagacgaatccgtagatataaatttcatatatgaaaaaacacatatc includes:
- the LOC100823989 gene encoding auxin-responsive protein IAA7, whose protein sequence is MGEAESKKGRGACSTALLLNWMGEPSEQDQEEEETLQLSLGLPGGSRRTACRDKAKKHSAGDSSVLSLGYSTAIPSPQSQGKAQGSQDEPAATRNAVAPNNNGPRTRSPGAPVIGWPPVRASRRNLATSSSKASLEQQHMKKAVKAEETRRAPFVKINMDGIPIGRKIDLTALDSYEKLCVAVDKLFRHLLAAQNDPPAAGTECTQEVVAISGLLDGTGEYTLVYEDYEGDRVLVGDIPWGMFVSSVKRLRVLKTSDLSSSLITSSRKRTAAEC